The following proteins come from a genomic window of Daphnia carinata strain CSIRO-1 chromosome 8, CSIRO_AGI_Dcar_HiC_V3, whole genome shotgun sequence:
- the LOC130700504 gene encoding uncharacterized protein LOC130700504 has product MSDCNPKLVPAEPGVRLSADMNPQNSDEEEIMAKVPYREAIGSLMYLMVMTRPDIAFAVSQVAQDSEKPGPHHWNAVKRILSYLSSTIHYGLCFGQKNSLVLTGFTDAVYAGDTNRRRSTTGYLFLLNGGPIVWSSRRKTCTAL; this is encoded by the coding sequence ATGTCCGACTGCAACCCTAAACTTGTACCAGCCGAACCAGGTGTTCGCCTTAGTGCCGACATGAATCCACAAAATTCAGACGAGGAAGAAATTATGGCCAAAGTTCCCTATCGCGAGGCCATTGGCTCACTTATGTATTTAATGGTAATGACGCGTCCTGATATTGCCTTTGCGGTGAGCCAAGTAGCTCAAGACTCAGAGAAACCAGGACCACACCACTGGAATGCAGTCAAAAGAATTCTTTCCTATCTGTCTAGCACCATCCACTACGGACTTTGCTTCGGCCAAAAGAATTCTCTGGTACTAACTGGCTTCACCGATGCAGTTTACGCTGGCGACACCAACAGACGGCGATCGACAACTGGCTATCTATTCTTACTGAACGGAGGGCCGATTGTATGGTCAAGCCGACGTAAAACATGTACGGCCCTCTGA
- the LOC130700505 gene encoding uncharacterized protein LOC130700505, whose product MYHQVLVPEEDQDAFRFLYRSPNSTTSPLTYRMTVHVFGAVSSPSTCLFALNKTAEDHKTKFPDAAVSVKTSFYVDNYLDSFESEDEAIKRARQLKELLQLGGFNLTKWSSSSRKVLTALKPLGLANPKLDLDLDKLPMDRALGILWDSEIDAFTFKVGEKVQSHTTPTKRNLVLIQEVWRAKLDWDEELPEPMKCQFQKWCQSLSNLASITVPRCLVNEERPTTQQVHIFADASQLGFGAVAYARTTYASERIDVSFIIAKTHVAPLKQLSIPRLELQGAVEALHLAILICHEMNLDLSQITFHVDSQTVLRWIHSANVKYEVFVGNRIGKILMNTDFRQWRHVPGVMNPADVCSRGLDPSNLKELQQFHQGPAFLLLEPPSWPKWDQIDQDDHQDPEAIHVYKVKTEPSDNVIDQCVEYYSNKVRLERVLAWCLRFIANCCAKGKELPNRSKLKQFRPFIDEQHLMRVGGRIGQAPIDYVTRHPVILPPEERITSLIVWDAHVRNYHMKADRLLCELRKMYWITSGRRTIKSILNKCIPCKRRDAQPVAPLMAQLPVHRMTPFLPPFAHTGVDYFGPLTVKVGGRGRRHEKRWICLFTCLTTRAVHLEVTASLSAEAFLMAFSRFSSMRGKPVVVYSDNGTNFVAGEKELNEAVEELNNSKNYLEAQFTCRHIEWRFSPPSGPHFGGVWERLMQSCKRAMKVTLGNSVVSDQVLNTVVAEIGALLNARPLTHLSVNPEDPDPLTPNHFLHARPMPYIPLAFVDLDNTSISKNQFAQSQLIVNHYWKRWITECLPYLTERRKWAKSHKNIEVDDIVLVVNPLNPRGQWPLGKVVEILPSTSDNVVRVAKIKISGAKNTLTRPVTRLCLLLAQNEMTLETSHTPSLPNSLKREEKGEKIHPITVIEN is encoded by the exons ATGTATCACCAGGTTTTAGTTCCAGAAGAGGACCAGGATGCCTTCCGATTTTTGTACCGGTCACCAAACAGCACGACATCCCCGCTCACCTACAGGATGACAGTCCATGTCTTTGGGGCCGTCTCGTCGCCatcaacttgtttgtttgccttaAACAAAACAGCTGAAGACCACAAGACGAAATTTCCAGATGCAGCTGTCAGCGTAAAAACAAGCTTCTATGTCGACAACTATCTGGATTCGTTCGAGTCGGAAGACGAGGCAATCAAACGGGCCCGCCAGCTAAAAGAATTGTTGCAGCTGGGGGGTTTTAATCTCACCAagtggtcgtcgtcgtcaagaAAGGTCCTGACAGCGCTCAAACCTTTAGGCTTAGCCAATCCAAAACTAGATTTAGACCTGGACAAATTGCCTATGGATCGAGCTCTAGGGATTCTTTGGGACAGTGAAATCGACGCGTTCACGTTCAAGGTGGGAGAAAAGGTCCAGTCACACACCACACCTACGAAAAGAAATCTC GTGCTAATTCAAGAAGTATGGCGAGCTAAGCTAGACTGGGATGAAGAGTTGCCCGAACCTATGAAATGCCAATTCCAAAAGTGGTGTCAAAGCTTGTCGAACCTAGCAAGCATCACAGTTCCGCGATGCTTAGTAAACGAAGAGCGCCCAACAACACAGCAAGTACACATCTTTGCCGACGCCAGTCAACTAGGTTTTGGAGCAGTTGCGTACGCGAGAACAACGTACGCCAGTGAAAGGATCGACGTGTCTTTTATCATAGCCAAAACGCACGTCGCACCGTTGAAACAGCTCTCGATCCCTCGGCTTGAACTCCAAGGAGCCGTCGAAGCGTTACACTTGGCCATACTGATTTGCCATGAGATGAACCTGGATCTGAGCCAAATCACGTTTCACGTCGACTCCCAAACCGTTCTTCGATGGATCCATTCTGCAAACGTCAAATACGAAGTGTTTGTGGGCAACAGAATCGGAAAGATTCTAATGAACACCGACTTTCGGCAATGGCGTCACGTCCCAGGAGTCATGAACCCAGCAGACGTTTGCAGCAGAGGATTGGATCCCAGCAACCTCAAGGAATTGCAGCAGTTCCATCAAGGACCAGCCTTCCTGTTGTTGGAACCCCCATCATGGCCAAAGTGGGACCAGATTGATCAAGATGACCATCAAGATCCCGAAGCCATTCACGTCTACAAAGTGAAAACGGAGCCCAGTGACAATGTGATCGACCAGTGCGTGGAATATTATTCGAACAAAGTGCGCCTGGAACGAGTGCTTGCATGGTGTTTGCGGTTTATTGCAAACTGTTGTGCCAAA gggaaagagcTGCCAAACCGGTCAAAACTCAAGCAGTTTCGACCATTCATCGATGAACAACACCTGATGCGAGTGGGCGGGCGAATTGGACAAGCACCTATTGACTACGTCACAAGACACCCAGTGATTTTACCTCCAGAGGAACGCATCACAAGCCTGATCGTCTGGGATGCTCACGTTCGAAATTACCACATGAAGGCCGACCGCCTATTGTGCGAACTTCGAAAAATGTATTGGATAACCTCTGGACGAAGGACAATCAAGTCTATACTCAACAAGTGCATTCCCTGCAAGCGGAGAGATGCACAACCAGTTGCACCACTCATGGCTCAGCTACCAGTCCATCGCATGACGCCGTTCTTGCCTCCATTCGCCCATACAGGAGTCGACTATTTTGGTCCACTGACTGTCAAAGTAGGAGGGAGAGGGCGACGACACGAGAAAAGGTGGATTTGCCTTTTTACGTGTCTCACAACCCGAGCAGTCCATCTAGAAGTGACTGCAAGCCTCAGCGCCGAGGCATTCTTAATGGCCTTTTCCCGATTCTCCAGCATGAGGGGAAAGCCAGTCGTTGTATATAGCGACAACGGCACAAATTTTGTAGCTGGAGAAAAGGAGTTGAACGAGGCAGTTGAAGAAttgaacaacagcaaaaactaCCTGGAAGCACAATTCACTTGTCGACACATCGAGTGGCGTTTCTCTCCGCCAAGTGGACCTCACTTCGGGGGAGTGTGGGAGAGGCTCATGCAATCGTGCAAAAGAGCTATGAAAGTGACCCTCGGAAATAGTGTCGTCAGTGATCAAGTTTTAAATACTGTTGTGGCTGAAATCGGGGCATTGCTTAATGCTCGACCGCTGACTCATCTCAGCGTAAATCCCGAAGATCCAGACCCTCTCACtccaaatcattttttacaCGCAAGACCAATGCCGTACATCCCGCTAGCATTCGTCGATCTTGATAACACGAGCATCTCAAAGAACCAGTTTGCACAAAGTCAACTTATCGTCAACCACTACTGGAAAAGATGGATCACTGAATGTCTACCGTACCTCACCGAAAGGAGAAAATGGGCCAAGAGTCACAAAAATATCGAAGTGGACGATATTGTACTTGTTGTCAATCCATTAAACCCTCGGGGGCAGTGGCCATTGGGAAAGGTAGTCGAAATTTTACCTAGCACGTCCGATAATGTAGTACGTgtagctaaaataaaaatttccggCGCAAAAAATACCTTGACTCGTCCTGTGACTAGATTATGCCTGCTGTTAGcgcaaaatgaaatgacaCTTGAAACTAGTCATACGCCTTCACTGCCAAACTCGCTTAAACGTgaagaaaagggagaaaaaatcCATCCAATTACCGTAATCGAAAATTAA